In the Methanobrevibacter oralis genome, one interval contains:
- a CDS encoding glycosyltransferase, giving the protein MSWLLVILTFLLAIIKTEKTKKYQKISVIIPAFNEEKTVASVVEVVKNVSYIDEIIVVNDGSSDNTELEAKKAGATVINHNTNKGKGEALCTGYLEAKCDIIAFIDADIHNLTSSKVDKMLKPILLGKADITKTKFSRASGRVTELTAKPLLNYFFPEISFAQPLSGQFAAKKEALKRINFEKDYGVDVGIVIDADVLGLSVLEVDIGAIEHDMSPLEDLNLMANEVVRTIMDRANKYGRVVMIDDIGYFIRMSVVGLSLIILGLFTIFFVNPVPLSIGVIISIIGIIIAIYYIIKVILQSISMYKKTPRGNLIRSFIKIHFSLIISMIILILMISTFIGAAHFEGGVISIEPSSRNLIIYAGDDSPSNNTISVRGPYTVDLAIENESDMIRVPYDAMATLGVGVNDTLIISGEEYTINQTRDGEPNMLRVPIEAKNRLNVEVGDVIQNSLLTQSFEGSQVFHNHKIDNFSFAESFIINQRHQNSSVVEIMLNNSSIANFTGKFIENNTYSIAFDGEVIETIKYNNKTNETSFKYDNSTVKILFKNENITSTKTFINAGNGNFINFK; this is encoded by the coding sequence TTGTCATGGTTACTTGTAATACTAACTTTTTTACTAGCTATTATAAAAACTGAAAAAACTAAAAAATATCAAAAAATTTCAGTTATTATTCCAGCTTTCAATGAAGAAAAAACAGTTGCATCTGTTGTTGAAGTTGTTAAAAATGTTTCTTATATTGATGAAATCATTGTTGTTAATGACGGTTCTAGTGACAATACTGAATTAGAAGCTAAAAAAGCTGGAGCTACTGTAATTAATCATAATACTAATAAAGGTAAGGGTGAAGCCCTATGTACTGGCTATTTAGAAGCAAAATGTGATATTATAGCATTTATTGATGCAGATATTCATAATTTAACTTCTAGTAAAGTTGATAAAATGCTTAAACCGATATTATTAGGTAAAGCAGATATTACTAAAACTAAATTTTCACGAGCTAGTGGTCGTGTAACAGAACTAACAGCAAAACCCCTTCTTAATTATTTTTTTCCTGAAATCTCATTTGCACAACCATTAAGTGGACAATTTGCTGCGAAAAAAGAAGCTTTAAAAAGAATTAATTTTGAAAAAGATTATGGTGTTGATGTTGGTATTGTTATTGATGCTGATGTTTTAGGTCTTTCTGTTTTAGAGGTGGATATTGGTGCAATAGAGCATGATATGTCTCCGCTTGAAGATTTAAATTTAATGGCTAATGAAGTTGTAAGAACTATCATGGATCGAGCTAATAAGTATGGTAGGGTTGTGATGATCGATGACATTGGTTATTTTATTAGAATGTCTGTTGTTGGATTATCTTTAATTATTTTGGGTTTATTTACTATCTTTTTTGTAAACCCTGTTCCTTTATCTATTGGAGTTATTATTTCGATTATTGGGATAATCATAGCTATTTATTATATTATAAAAGTAATTTTACAATCAATTTCAATGTATAAAAAGACACCTAGAGGTAATTTAATAAGGTCTTTTATTAAAATTCATTTTTCACTTATAATATCAATGATTATTTTAATATTAATGATTTCGACATTCATTGGGGCAGCTCATTTTGAAGGTGGGGTAATTTCAATAGAACCAAGTTCAAGAAATTTAATTATTTATGCAGGTGATGATTCACCATCAAATAATACCATTTCAGTAAGAGGCCCATATACTGTGGACTTAGCTATTGAAAATGAATCAGACATGATAAGAGTTCCATACGATGCAATGGCTACTTTAGGTGTTGGTGTAAATGACACGCTCATTATTAGTGGGGAAGAATACACTATTAATCAAACAAGAGATGGAGAACCAAACATGTTGAGAGTGCCAATTGAGGCTAAAAATAGATTAAATGTAGAGGTAGGGGATGTTATTCAAAATAGTCTTTTAACTCAATCATTTGAAGGATCACAAGTTTTTCATAATCATAAAATAGATAATTTCAGCTTTGCTGAAAGCTTTATAATAAACCAAAGACACCAAAATTCTTCAGTCGTTGAAATAATGCTTAATAATTCCTCAATAGCTAATTTTACTGGTAAATTTATAGAAAATAACACTTATAGTATTGCATTTGATGGAGAAGTCATTGAAACTATTAAATATAATAATAAAACTAATGAAACTTCTTTTAAATATGACAATTCAACTGTTAAAATACTATTTAAAAATGAGAATATAACTTCAACCAAAACCTTTATAAATGCTGGAAACGGTAATTTTATTAATTTTAAATAA
- the mmp11 gene encoding methanogenesis marker protein 11, translating to MEILKPNELKEKFNDPWIAPYEKVLTMVDNDKVEIVEYHPCISGSHWLLNQYKKNSKLIDSAYRDGNKHVYSCHVGCSLLDLKASFNAAGIEEIIIDGDEVKVTHSGLAGAGVGAGMCRGMGKGVKYIELIESGGGSKVGKATVVTPKLEKVVIGIDDTDTKDEGATWTMAHNLGVELAKEGFEYLDHIIVQLYPHNPHKTQNCVSIALTFAVEESKKEELIAKVIEILKRDTLSDKTAIAILEGLSIPKELRDYSIATKSGMIDVKTAEKLASELNIPLIAITGEQGKVGALAALGLYNDVEEAVKAYDE from the coding sequence ATGGAAATTTTAAAACCTAATGAATTAAAAGAAAAATTTAATGACCCATGGATTGCTCCATATGAAAAAGTATTAACAATGGTTGACAACGATAAAGTAGAAATTGTCGAGTATCATCCATGCATATCTGGTTCCCATTGGTTATTAAATCAATACAAAAAGAATTCTAAATTAATTGATTCTGCTTATCGTGATGGAAATAAACATGTTTATTCCTGTCATGTAGGATGCAGTCTTTTAGATTTAAAAGCAAGTTTTAATGCTGCTGGAATTGAAGAAATCATTATTGATGGAGATGAAGTTAAAGTAACTCATTCAGGTCTTGCTGGAGCAGGTGTTGGAGCTGGAATGTGTAGAGGAATGGGTAAAGGTGTTAAATACATAGAACTTATTGAAAGTGGTGGAGGCTCAAAAGTTGGAAAAGCAACTGTAGTAACTCCCAAACTTGAAAAAGTAGTTATTGGTATTGATGATACTGATACTAAAGATGAAGGAGCTACTTGGACAATGGCACATAACTTAGGTGTTGAACTTGCAAAAGAAGGTTTTGAATATTTAGATCATATTATTGTTCAACTATATCCCCACAACCCACATAAAACCCAAAATTGTGTTTCAATTGCTCTTACTTTTGCAGTTGAAGAGTCTAAAAAAGAAGAACTAATAGCTAAAGTCATTGAAATTCTTAAAAGAGATACTTTATCTGATAAGACAGCAATAGCTATTTTAGAAGGACTTAGCATTCCTAAAGAATTAAGGGATTATTCAATAGCAACAAAGTCTGGAATGATTGATGTTAAAACTGCTGAAAAATTAGCGAGTGAATTAAATATTCCGTTAATTGCAATAACAGGAGAACAAGGGAAGGTTGGGGCTTTAGCTGCTCTTGGTCTTTACAATGATGTTGAAGAAGCTGTTAAAGCTTACGATGAATAA